A genome region from Cognatishimia activa includes the following:
- a CDS encoding Hint domain-containing protein, producing the protein MGTGFLGTFVISWSQTELDGLRAAPISAVQKGAVWSWNGETVRVDGPSGLLRLEQGEGEAMLRRRAARMVRKMVGAALTHTSDLNKVDIEEPMLDDSFVVTDGSETYTVTLIEVAGKQPLLMFIDEIPPKGRDLWVVYHALNRGRDAQPGDDPSQMICFAPGTLISTPYGARPIESLHEGDLVHTKDNGTQEVQWIGSRRMTGARLFTFPKLRPIRVKSGALGSGEPQGDLIVSPDHKFVVRGDVARDLFNTPEVLVSASELVNGTSIATDFAMREVTYMHLMLERHEIIFANGVETESFHPADANMSVLDETDRRRLEALDPALVDQPYAFGDHARRQLSASEAAILRHDVA; encoded by the coding sequence ATGGGAACGGGCTTTTTGGGCACGTTCGTCATCTCCTGGTCGCAAACAGAGCTGGATGGTCTTCGGGCTGCACCCATAAGTGCCGTGCAAAAAGGCGCAGTGTGGTCCTGGAACGGAGAGACAGTCCGCGTTGATGGCCCATCGGGCCTATTGCGCTTGGAGCAAGGCGAAGGTGAGGCGATGTTACGCCGCAGGGCCGCGCGCATGGTGCGCAAGATGGTCGGTGCGGCTTTGACGCATACCTCTGATCTGAACAAGGTTGATATCGAAGAGCCGATGCTGGACGACAGTTTCGTCGTCACCGATGGCTCAGAGACCTATACAGTCACCTTGATTGAGGTCGCTGGCAAACAGCCGCTTTTGATGTTCATCGATGAGATCCCGCCGAAGGGCCGCGATCTTTGGGTCGTGTATCATGCGCTCAACCGTGGTCGTGATGCGCAGCCCGGCGATGATCCCTCGCAGATGATTTGTTTCGCACCCGGCACTCTGATCTCGACGCCCTATGGCGCACGCCCGATTGAAAGCCTGCATGAAGGCGATCTGGTGCATACCAAAGACAATGGCACGCAAGAGGTGCAATGGATCGGCTCGCGCCGCATGACCGGTGCGCGTCTGTTCACATTTCCCAAGCTGCGCCCGATCCGCGTGAAGTCAGGCGCCTTGGGGTCTGGTGAACCGCAGGGCGATCTTATTGTGTCTCCGGACCACAAATTTGTGGTGCGCGGGGACGTGGCCCGCGATCTGTTCAACACGCCCGAGGTTCTGGTCTCGGCCAGTGAATTGGTCAATGGCACCAGCATCGCGACAGATTTCGCGATGCGCGAGGTCACCTATATGCACCTGATGCTGGAGCGTCATGAGATCATCTTTGCCAATGGCGTGGAAACCGAGAGCTTCCATCCGGCAGACGCCAATATGAGCGTTCTGGATGAAACGGATCGCAGGCGTCTCGAGGCGCTGGATCCGGCCCTTGTGGATCAGCCTTATGCCTTTGGAGACCACGCGCGGCGTCAGCTTTCTGCAAGTGAAGCGGCAATTCTGCGTCACGACGTGGCATAA
- a CDS encoding response regulator transcription factor: MRILIADDHDLVRDTISEYLMKEGATEVKSASSLDEALTICEEDKAFDLLVLDYNMPGMEGLSGLSKAIENNQGTPVAILSGNAPHSVAQEAIDRGAIGFLPKTMTAQSLVHAVRFMMAGETFFPVSHFADQKKDNPVSKQLSKREVEVLNGLCKGQSNKEIASELGLQEVTIKLHVRTLCRKLDAKNRTHAAMIAKEAGLY; encoded by the coding sequence ATGCGAATACTAATTGCCGATGACCATGATTTGGTCCGGGATACGATTAGTGAGTACCTTATGAAAGAAGGTGCCACTGAAGTGAAAAGTGCCAGTTCATTGGATGAAGCCTTGACGATCTGCGAAGAAGATAAGGCCTTCGACCTCTTGGTGTTGGATTACAATATGCCGGGGATGGAGGGCCTTTCAGGCCTGTCCAAGGCCATCGAAAATAATCAGGGCACTCCGGTTGCGATCCTATCAGGAAATGCGCCGCACTCTGTGGCGCAAGAGGCGATCGATCGCGGGGCGATCGGGTTTCTGCCCAAGACCATGACCGCTCAAAGCCTGGTGCATGCCGTGCGCTTTATGATGGCGGGCGAGACGTTTTTTCCGGTGTCGCATTTTGCGGACCAGAAAAAGGACAATCCGGTTTCCAAGCAACTGAGCAAGCGTGAGGTCGAGGTTCTGAATGGGTTGTGCAAGGGGCAATCCAACAAAGAAATCGCGTCTGAACTCGGTTTGCAGGAAGTGACCATCAAGCTGCATGTGCGCACGTTGTGCCGCAAGCTGGATGCAAAAAACCGGACCCATGCAGCTATGATCGCCAAGGAAGCGGGCCTTTACTGA
- a CDS encoding molybdopterin-dependent oxidoreductase produces the protein MKNLFAIALLIVCSAAASVAEISQPKGEVILEISGEISSKNVAETAQFDLEMLQALPSHSFVTSTIWTDGAQSFEGVELSVIADLVGFEGDTLSASAVNDYTIEIPIADAAPGRAMIAYMRNGNPMPLRDKGPLWIVYPFDSSSDFQSETIYSRSIWQLNRIAVSNSGG, from the coding sequence TTGAAAAATCTCTTCGCAATCGCCCTTCTGATCGTTTGTTCAGCAGCGGCTTCCGTCGCGGAAATCTCGCAACCCAAAGGTGAAGTTATCTTGGAAATTTCAGGAGAAATCTCGAGCAAAAACGTTGCTGAGACCGCGCAGTTTGATCTCGAGATGCTGCAAGCCCTACCGTCGCATTCTTTCGTGACATCAACAATTTGGACTGATGGTGCCCAATCTTTCGAGGGAGTCGAACTAAGCGTCATCGCGGACCTTGTCGGCTTTGAGGGAGACACGCTTAGTGCGAGTGCCGTGAATGACTACACAATTGAAATCCCAATTGCAGACGCAGCACCAGGTCGGGCCATGATCGCCTACATGCGTAACGGTAACCCGATGCCGCTGCGCGACAAGGGGCCGCTTTGGATCGTCTATCCATTCGACTCTTCGTCAGACTTCCAAAGCGAAACAATTTATTCGCGCAGCATCTGGCAATTGAATCGAATTGCTGTTTCCAACAGCGGCGGATAA
- a CDS encoding ATP-binding protein, which translates to MFKSRFAKALLLAAAAIVCLFQVGLFAYNMTNRISTLTGPRPDQAPWALGQLEAEYHRLNASLRSDFGAPLDTTQIRLLYDIFSSRVTVLVESKSFASHRDDPRFLTPLENIEAYLGDTVRYFANGDDGLRKDLPALARRTQAVGPDVRKVALMGFQINWAQADAREMDARRLIFWNSAQTGLLFLLLLLMAAGFYRQDSGRRRALQEVSRTKARIEAILKSNTDAVIVCSHNGKVQEMNEPGHAMFGIAEAAEEGLDLHDLLQATSPAKDFSDPRDSGFLHKERVETQATRADGTRFPVAVSLTQVKTDTETALYVAHVRDISRRVNSQRALREAHDEAKASEKAKSDLLAVMSHETRTPLNGILGASELLKKSMRSDKHLRLVAAIETSAKLLLHHVNNVLDVSRMDAGQDDLRVAQFDLRQLIRDVMESQQARATQSDLTLLADIAEDLPPSVMGDAQKIRQILLNLIGNAIKFTDEGSVIVEVELIGDGPIVEFRIMDTGAGIESRQLENIFEDFFTADSTYARRREGSGLGLGIVKRIVEAMGGDVGAESVLGEGSLFWVRLPLPTETTKVEATADQEPNDTSLSILLVEDNAINRMITRQMLIEAGHFVDLAEDGTAGARMAEQTAYDLILMDISMPGMDGIETAQRIRADNGLSSATPIVALTAYSRDEDLGRVKAAGIHHILTKPTSESALETMILKVMGDMFLKTSSHIVSSTSSALLDEEVAESVMRGLGHIQAEANLKELERDMQALLSRLSSCSSAEDLDLEEIHRLTGSTGVMGMAKLRKHLIRAEAMELGDPQDLQLWIQTTQTLWDDTHAAYLSFLKGA; encoded by the coding sequence ATGTTCAAAAGTCGCTTCGCAAAAGCACTCTTGTTGGCTGCGGCTGCGATTGTGTGCCTGTTCCAGGTCGGCCTTTTTGCCTACAATATGACCAACCGGATTTCGACCCTGACTGGGCCGCGTCCGGATCAGGCACCTTGGGCGCTTGGTCAGCTCGAAGCGGAATATCATCGCCTCAACGCGAGCCTCCGGTCAGATTTTGGCGCCCCGCTCGACACCACGCAAATCCGCCTTCTCTATGACATTTTTTCTAGCCGGGTCACCGTGCTCGTCGAAAGCAAATCCTTTGCCAGCCACCGAGACGACCCCCGGTTTTTGACACCCCTTGAAAATATAGAAGCCTATCTCGGCGACACAGTTAGGTATTTTGCGAATGGCGATGACGGGCTGCGCAAAGACCTGCCTGCTTTGGCGAGGCGCACTCAAGCGGTCGGGCCTGACGTTCGCAAAGTTGCTCTGATGGGATTTCAGATAAACTGGGCACAGGCAGACGCGCGCGAGATGGACGCCCGCCGGCTGATCTTCTGGAACTCCGCACAAACCGGGTTACTCTTCCTGCTGCTGTTATTGATGGCCGCAGGATTTTACCGGCAGGACTCTGGGCGTCGCCGTGCTCTGCAGGAAGTGTCTCGCACCAAAGCCCGCATCGAAGCGATCCTTAAAAGCAACACCGATGCGGTCATCGTTTGCTCTCACAATGGCAAGGTTCAGGAAATGAATGAACCGGGCCATGCCATGTTTGGCATTGCCGAAGCTGCCGAAGAGGGCCTTGATCTGCACGACCTTTTGCAAGCCACCTCGCCTGCAAAAGACTTCTCTGACCCCCGCGATTCAGGCTTTCTGCACAAGGAGCGTGTCGAAACACAGGCCACGCGCGCGGATGGCACCCGTTTCCCCGTGGCTGTGTCCCTCACGCAGGTTAAGACCGACACGGAGACCGCGCTCTATGTGGCTCACGTCCGAGACATTTCGCGTCGCGTAAATTCACAACGGGCTTTGCGCGAGGCTCATGACGAAGCCAAAGCCAGCGAGAAGGCCAAGTCCGATCTGCTTGCTGTCATGAGCCATGAAACCCGCACGCCGCTAAACGGCATTCTCGGCGCATCAGAGCTTTTGAAAAAATCCATGCGCAGTGATAAGCACTTGCGCCTTGTGGCTGCGATTGAAACCTCTGCCAAACTGCTGTTGCACCATGTGAACAACGTTCTCGACGTCTCGCGGATGGATGCTGGCCAAGACGACCTGCGCGTGGCTCAGTTCGACCTGCGACAATTGATCCGCGACGTCATGGAAAGCCAGCAGGCGCGCGCCACGCAAAGTGACCTCACACTATTGGCAGATATAGCCGAGGATCTCCCGCCCTCGGTTATGGGCGACGCCCAGAAGATCCGTCAGATTTTGCTGAACCTCATCGGCAATGCGATCAAATTCACCGACGAAGGCTCGGTGATCGTGGAAGTCGAATTGATCGGCGACGGCCCAATCGTTGAATTTCGCATCATGGACACGGGCGCTGGGATCGAATCCCGCCAGCTTGAGAACATCTTTGAGGACTTCTTCACCGCCGACAGCACCTATGCCCGCCGCCGCGAAGGCAGCGGCTTGGGCCTTGGCATTGTGAAACGTATTGTCGAGGCCATGGGCGGCGATGTTGGCGCGGAAAGCGTGTTGGGCGAAGGCAGCCTATTCTGGGTGCGGCTGCCCCTGCCGACGGAAACCACTAAGGTCGAAGCCACCGCCGACCAAGAGCCAAACGACACATCCCTGTCCATCCTCTTGGTCGAAGACAACGCGATCAACCGTATGATCACCCGGCAGATGCTCATTGAAGCCGGTCATTTTGTCGACCTTGCCGAAGACGGCACCGCCGGGGCAAGGATGGCCGAGCAGACTGCCTATGACCTGATCCTGATGGACATCAGCATGCCTGGAATGGACGGCATCGAAACCGCGCAAAGAATTCGGGCCGACAATGGTCTGTCCAGCGCGACCCCGATTGTCGCCCTTACCGCCTATTCCCGAGACGAAGATCTGGGGCGCGTTAAAGCCGCGGGCATCCATCATATACTCACAAAACCAACCTCTGAAAGCGCGCTTGAGACGATGATTTTGAAAGTCATGGGGGATATGTTCCTAAAGACCTCGAGCCACATCGTGTCCTCGACCAGCTCAGCCCTATTGGACGAAGAAGTTGCCGAAAGCGTGATGCGAGGATTGGGCCATATTCAGGCCGAGGCAAACCTGAAAGAACTCGAACGGGACATGCAGGCACTTCTAAGCCGTTTGTCGAGCTGCTCCTCTGCCGAAGACCTTGATCTCGAAGAAATCCACAGGCTCACCGGATCCACCGGCGTCATGGGCATGGCGAAACTGCGCAAACACCTGATCCGCGCCGAAGCCATGGAACTCGGAGACCCGCAGGACCTGCAGCTTTGGATCCAGACGACCCAGACACTGTGGGACGACACCCACGCGGCTTACTTATCTTTTCTTAAGGGCGCCTAG
- the gap gene encoding type I glyceraldehyde-3-phosphate dehydrogenase — protein MTVTVGINGFGRIGRCTLMHIAEAARDDVQVVKINATGPIETAAHLIRYDSVHGRFANDVVVQNGTMDVGQGPIRMFSTYDMDELDWTGVDVVLECTGKFNDGNKAVKHRERGAKKVLISAPAKNVQKTIVFGVNDELLEANDNVISNGSCTTNCLAPLAKALHQGIGIENGLMTTIHSYTGDQPTLDRRHSDLYRARSAAMAMIPTSTGAAKALGEVLPDLKGKLDGTAMRVPTPNVSAVDLTFVASKDVTVDDVNEVVREAAEGAMKGVLAYDPEPKVSIDFNHTTESSIYAPDQTKVIGGRTVRVLAWYDNEWGFSARMADVAAKMGQLG, from the coding sequence ATGACCGTCACCGTAGGTATCAACGGATTTGGCCGTATCGGGCGCTGCACATTGATGCACATCGCAGAAGCTGCGCGCGACGACGTGCAAGTGGTCAAGATCAACGCAACCGGCCCCATCGAAACCGCAGCGCATTTGATCCGCTATGACTCAGTCCACGGACGTTTCGCCAATGACGTTGTTGTCCAGAACGGCACCATGGATGTGGGCCAAGGCCCGATCCGCATGTTCTCGACCTACGACATGGACGAGCTGGACTGGACCGGCGTTGACGTTGTTCTGGAATGCACCGGCAAATTCAACGACGGCAACAAAGCGGTCAAACACCGCGAGCGCGGCGCCAAGAAAGTCCTGATCTCGGCACCCGCCAAGAACGTTCAGAAGACCATCGTCTTCGGCGTGAACGACGAGCTGCTTGAAGCCAACGACAACGTCATCTCTAACGGCTCTTGCACCACCAACTGCCTCGCCCCTCTCGCGAAGGCGCTGCACCAAGGCATCGGCATCGAAAACGGCCTGATGACCACGATCCACAGCTACACCGGCGACCAGCCAACGCTCGACCGTCGCCACTCTGACCTATACCGCGCGCGTTCCGCCGCAATGGCGATGATCCCAACTTCCACCGGCGCGGCCAAAGCTCTGGGCGAAGTGCTGCCGGATCTGAAGGGCAAACTGGACGGCACAGCCATGCGTGTTCCAACCCCAAATGTTTCCGCCGTCGACCTGACCTTCGTCGCCTCCAAAGACGTCACCGTCGATGACGTTAACGAAGTGGTCCGCGAAGCCGCTGAAGGCGCGATGAAAGGCGTTCTGGCATACGATCCAGAGCCAAAGGTCTCCATCGACTTCAACCACACCACCGAAAGCTCGATCTACGCGCCGGATCAGACCAAAGTCATCGGCGGCCGCACCGTGCGGGTTCTGGCGTGGTATGACAACGAATGGGGCTTCTCTGCACGTATGGCAGATGTCGCCGCGAAAATGGGTCAGCTGGGCTAA
- a CDS encoding glycosyl hydrolase family 28-related protein, which translates to MNKAITEGLQLMPPPFAEGLGVWSSGDGTPGSDTYEGAANAAFVPADADFAGCLEMQKTSGTQQLRYMGQTPLQAGCYLQIKARVKAISGNLPTVRMAAWAGASGGARVTGLTEFGSSVTLSSYGEVVEVTAIIGAGQRGGVDMVWGTAPTYAHVGLDLTGPSGGVIRIDDLEVVDITSAFLRDMMSMVDVRDFGAMGDGITDDTAAFQAANAAADGRTVLVPAGIYLLSGGMTFTEKVQFEGNVTMPQAAIFSLTKNFDLPNYIEAFGNEQLAFEKAFQALFNNSDHESLDLGGRRITISEPMDLQAIVPNITSFAQRRHILNGQFQVTGDTAWESDVVTSSATYSASNSRTLTAVGNIANIEPGARVTGNGVGREIYVQSVNLATQEITLSKPLFDAEGTQVFTFTRHKYVLDFSGFTKLTRFVMSNIEIICSAVASGVLLPPSGLIFHMKDCWINRPRDKGITSHGTGCQGMLIDRCNFLSDEGQSLAQDRIGIVVNANANDVKLRNNRATQFRHFAVLGGSNSTIIGNHFFQGDTATAGLRTAGILITTSYCSTTITGNYVDNCSIEWSNEHSATPDFTTGFSFAAMNITDNVFLCSNVAPWFGFISIKPFGTGHFIGGLSVTGNKFRALESNIDQVDVVDTTFAPLDMTRGKDVIFEGNTFHRINVPSYNPLVLEHAQNTAASTWVVETGGQLPFGGRARVCSSVVATSRLRTGANVTRWATPYVDLEQGSSGDQLHLNWEEPLYGDVTVNVSMT; encoded by the coding sequence ATGAACAAGGCAATCACCGAGGGTTTGCAATTGATGCCACCGCCATTTGCGGAGGGGCTTGGGGTGTGGTCGAGCGGCGATGGAACGCCGGGATCGGACACCTATGAGGGCGCGGCCAATGCGGCTTTTGTGCCTGCGGATGCGGATTTCGCGGGCTGCCTTGAGATGCAAAAGACCTCGGGTACCCAGCAGTTGCGGTACATGGGTCAGACGCCGTTGCAGGCGGGCTGTTATCTGCAGATCAAGGCGCGGGTGAAGGCGATTTCGGGGAACCTGCCGACGGTGCGGATGGCCGCCTGGGCGGGGGCTTCGGGCGGAGCGCGTGTGACGGGGCTGACGGAGTTTGGGTCCTCGGTGACGTTGTCGAGCTATGGCGAGGTTGTCGAGGTTACGGCCATCATTGGCGCGGGGCAGCGTGGTGGTGTGGATATGGTTTGGGGCACGGCGCCGACCTATGCGCATGTGGGGCTGGATCTGACGGGGCCGAGTGGGGGCGTTATCAGGATTGATGACCTTGAGGTCGTCGACATCACCTCGGCCTTTCTGCGGGACATGATGTCGATGGTGGATGTGCGTGATTTCGGCGCGATGGGCGATGGGATCACGGATGACACGGCGGCTTTTCAGGCGGCCAATGCGGCCGCCGATGGGCGCACTGTGTTGGTGCCTGCGGGGATCTATTTGCTGAGCGGCGGCATGACCTTCACCGAGAAGGTGCAGTTTGAGGGCAATGTAACCATGCCGCAGGCGGCGATCTTTTCGCTGACCAAGAATTTCGACTTGCCGAATTACATCGAAGCTTTTGGCAATGAGCAGCTGGCGTTTGAGAAGGCGTTTCAGGCGTTGTTTAACAACTCAGACCACGAGTCACTGGATCTGGGTGGCCGCCGGATCACGATTTCCGAGCCGATGGATCTGCAGGCGATTGTGCCCAATATCACGAGCTTTGCGCAGCGGCGGCATATTCTGAACGGGCAGTTTCAGGTCACGGGCGATACGGCCTGGGAGAGCGATGTTGTGACCTCGTCAGCGACCTATTCGGCGAGCAATTCGAGGACCCTGACAGCGGTCGGGAATATCGCCAATATCGAGCCGGGTGCGCGGGTGACGGGGAATGGGGTGGGTCGCGAGATCTATGTTCAAAGCGTCAATCTGGCGACGCAGGAGATCACTCTGTCAAAGCCGCTTTTCGATGCGGAAGGCACGCAGGTCTTTACCTTCACGCGGCACAAATATGTGCTGGATTTCTCGGGCTTTACCAAGCTGACACGCTTTGTGATGTCGAACATCGAGATCATCTGTTCCGCCGTTGCGAGCGGGGTTTTGTTGCCGCCATCGGGCCTCATCTTTCATATGAAGGATTGCTGGATCAATCGGCCTCGGGACAAGGGGATCACCAGCCACGGCACGGGCTGTCAGGGTATGTTGATTGATCGTTGCAATTTCCTCAGTGATGAGGGGCAGAGCTTGGCGCAGGATCGGATTGGGATCGTTGTGAATGCCAACGCCAATGACGTGAAGCTGCGCAACAATCGGGCGACGCAGTTTCGGCATTTTGCGGTTCTGGGTGGGTCGAATTCCACAATTATCGGCAATCACTTTTTCCAGGGGGATACCGCGACGGCAGGGCTGCGGACCGCGGGGATCCTGATCACCACGAGCTATTGTTCGACCACGATCACGGGGAACTACGTGGACAATTGCTCGATTGAGTGGAGCAATGAGCATTCGGCCACGCCTGATTTCACCACTGGCTTTTCTTTTGCGGCGATGAACATCACGGACAATGTGTTCCTCTGCAGCAATGTGGCTCCGTGGTTTGGGTTTATCTCGATCAAGCCTTTCGGCACGGGGCATTTCATTGGCGGGTTGTCTGTGACGGGCAATAAATTCCGCGCGTTAGAAAGCAATATTGATCAGGTGGATGTGGTCGACACAACCTTTGCGCCGCTGGATATGACGCGGGGCAAGGATGTAATTTTTGAGGGCAATACATTCCACCGGATCAATGTGCCGAGCTACAACCCTCTGGTGCTGGAGCATGCTCAGAACACCGCGGCGAGCACCTGGGTTGTGGAGACAGGTGGGCAATTGCCATTCGGGGGCCGTGCGCGCGTCTGTTCTTCTGTGGTTGCGACTTCGCGCTTGCGCACGGGCGCGAATGTGACGCGTTGGGCGACGCCCTATGTGGATCTAGAGCAGGGCAGCAGCGGCGATCAGCTGCATTTGAATTGGGAAGAGCCGCTATATGGGGATGTGACGGTGAACGTCTCGATGACCTGA
- a CDS encoding DUF4864 domain-containing protein, which yields MRIVYALLLSLWASVSVAQERDIQAVITQQIEAFQVDDFAQAFTYASPNIQGFFGTSERFGQMVMSGYPMVHRPDAVRYLELREIAGNLWQRVMITDPAGVIHILDYQMKMIDGMWRINGVQILPAPGDTA from the coding sequence ATGCGGATAGTCTATGCTTTGCTACTGAGCCTTTGGGCCAGTGTTTCTGTAGCGCAGGAGCGCGACATTCAGGCGGTGATCACGCAACAGATCGAAGCCTTTCAGGTGGATGATTTTGCGCAGGCTTTCACCTATGCCAGCCCGAATATTCAGGGCTTTTTCGGCACGTCCGAACGTTTTGGTCAGATGGTCATGAGCGGCTATCCGATGGTGCATCGGCCAGATGCGGTGCGCTATCTGGAGTTGCGGGAGATTGCCGGGAACCTGTGGCAGCGTGTGATGATCACGGATCCCGCGGGCGTCATCCACATACTTGATTATCAAATGAAAATGATTGACGGCATGTGGCGCATCAACGGCGTTCAGATCCTGCCAGCGCCGGGCGATACGGCCTAG
- a CDS encoding ArsR/SmtB family transcription factor, with protein MNEEQVIEAFGALSNQTRLQVLRKLVEAGPAGMLAGDVAEALGASPSRMSFHLSTLQAAGIVTSERQSRQMIYRVNFQAIGEVMRFLLQDCCKGNATVQSCCGP; from the coding sequence ATGAATGAGGAACAGGTGATCGAGGCCTTTGGGGCTTTGTCCAATCAGACCCGTTTGCAGGTGTTGCGCAAGCTGGTGGAGGCGGGGCCAGCGGGTATGTTGGCGGGCGATGTGGCGGAGGCTTTGGGCGCGAGCCCGTCGCGGATGTCGTTTCATTTGTCGACCTTGCAGGCGGCTGGCATCGTCACGTCGGAACGCCAGAGCCGGCAGATGATTTATCGCGTGAACTTTCAGGCCATCGGCGAGGTGATGCGGTTTTTGCTGCAGGATTGCTGTAAGGGGAATGCGACGGTGCAGAGCTGTTGTGGGCCTTAG
- a CDS encoding DUF6428 family protein, producing MTLNDFLNALHEQPAEAPLVFTTSEGPIGAGYHITELKSLDIKSIDCGGRTSDWTEVQIQLLDGAGRSHLSAGKSAKILEHSLKAIPDLAEGELSFEYAPGNNGLRRYIPTQPIWAEGHVEMRLTEDGAQCKAAAFSGTTASCCGASARCC from the coding sequence ATGACCCTAAATGACTTCCTAAACGCCCTACATGAGCAACCCGCCGAGGCCCCTTTGGTCTTTACCACCTCTGAGGGTCCCATCGGCGCGGGCTATCACATCACCGAGCTGAAATCTCTTGATATCAAGAGCATAGACTGCGGTGGGCGCACCTCGGACTGGACCGAAGTGCAGATCCAGCTGCTCGACGGCGCAGGCCGGTCGCATCTCTCGGCAGGCAAAAGCGCCAAGATCCTGGAACATAGCCTCAAAGCCATTCCAGACCTGGCCGAGGGTGAATTGTCCTTTGAATATGCGCCCGGCAACAACGGGTTACGTCGCTATATCCCAACCCAACCGATCTGGGCAGAAGGCCACGTCGAAATGCGGCTGACCGAAGATGGCGCGCAATGTAAAGCCGCTGCCTTCAGTGGAACAACGGCCAGCTGTTGCGGCGCAAGCGCCCGTTGCTGCTAA
- a CDS encoding lysine--tRNA ligase, which yields MSDLRDAAMSSKAWPFEEARRLLKRYQKGAPEKGYVLFQTGYGPSGLPHIGTFGEVARTTMVRRAFERISDIPTKLICFSDDMDGFRKVPSNLPNQEGLAEDLHLPLTQVRDPFGTHEGFAQHNNARLCAFLDSFGFEYEFASATDYYKSGKFDDMLLTALARFDKIQEIMLPTLGAERQATYSCFLPVSPKTGHVLQVPTLERNVEKGTIVYQEPDGEKVEIPVTGGNVKMQWKPDWAMRWAALEVDYEMSGKDLIDSVTQSSKICRALGVRPPESLSYELFNDEQGQKISKSKGNGLSMEEWLTYAAPESLQYFMYQKPKTAKRLYFDVIPKAVDEYHQQLRAYPGQDLKGQLNNPVYHIHGADVPQSDMIVPFAMLLNIASVSSAEDKDTLWGFINKYAPDATPETHPNMDDAAGFAVRYFNDFVKPTKTYRAPTDKERAALEALADALRSEEAALAAIAAKNEKMGRDDPLPEVDFGDDEFLQSVVFAIGKLHDFEPLRDWFTAIYEVLLGASQGPRFGGFIALYGVGETIALIDSALKGELV from the coding sequence ATGTCTGATCTGCGCGATGCTGCGATGAGTTCAAAAGCCTGGCCCTTTGAAGAAGCGCGCCGCTTGCTCAAACGCTATCAAAAGGGCGCGCCGGAGAAGGGCTATGTGTTGTTTCAGACGGGTTATGGTCCCTCGGGTCTGCCGCATATTGGCACTTTTGGCGAGGTGGCGCGTACGACGATGGTGCGTCGTGCTTTTGAGCGGATCAGCGATATTCCCACCAAACTGATCTGTTTTTCCGATGATATGGATGGGTTCCGCAAGGTGCCGTCTAATTTGCCAAATCAAGAGGGCTTGGCTGAGGATCTGCATCTGCCATTGACCCAAGTGCGCGATCCTTTCGGCACGCATGAGGGGTTTGCGCAGCACAACAACGCGCGGCTTTGCGCATTTCTGGACAGCTTTGGCTTTGAGTATGAGTTCGCAAGCGCGACGGATTACTACAAGAGCGGTAAGTTTGACGACATGTTGCTGACCGCGCTGGCGCGGTTTGACAAGATCCAAGAGATCATGCTGCCCACCTTGGGTGCGGAACGTCAGGCGACCTATTCTTGTTTCCTGCCTGTGAGCCCGAAAACCGGTCACGTGCTGCAGGTGCCGACGCTGGAGCGCAACGTGGAGAAGGGCACCATTGTCTATCAGGAACCTGATGGCGAGAAGGTCGAGATCCCTGTGACTGGCGGCAACGTCAAGATGCAGTGGAAGCCCGATTGGGCGATGCGCTGGGCGGCTTTAGAAGTCGATTATGAGATGTCGGGCAAGGATCTGATCGACTCGGTCACGCAGTCGTCAAAGATTTGTCGTGCGCTGGGTGTGCGTCCGCCGGAATCCCTAAGCTATGAGCTGTTCAACGACGAGCAGGGCCAAAAGATTTCCAAGTCCAAGGGCAATGGTCTGTCGATGGAAGAATGGCTGACCTATGCGGCGCCGGAGTCTCTGCAGTATTTCATGTATCAAAAGCCAAAGACCGCGAAGCGGCTTTATTTTGATGTGATCCCGAAGGCAGTGGATGAGTATCATCAGCAGCTGCGGGCCTATCCGGGGCAGGATCTGAAGGGGCAGCTCAATAACCCTGTGTATCACATCCATGGTGCGGATGTGCCTCAATCCGATATGATTGTGCCTTTCGCGATGCTTTTGAACATCGCGTCGGTGTCTTCGGCTGAGGACAAGGATACGCTTTGGGGCTTTATCAATAAATATGCGCCGGATGCGACGCCTGAAACCCATCCGAACATGGATGATGCGGCGGGCTTTGCGGTGCGGTATTTCAATGACTTTGTGAAGCCGACCAAGACCTATCGCGCGCCGACCGATAAAGAGCGGGCAGCGCTTGAGGCCTTGGCCGATGCGCTCCGGTCTGAAGAGGCGGCGCTGGCGGCCATTGCGGCCAAGAACGAGAAGATGGGACGGGATGACCCTCTGCCAGAGGTCGATTTTGGCGATGATGAGTTCCTGCAGTCCGTGGTTTTTGCCATTGGTAAGCTGCATGATTTCGAGCCGCTTCGGGATTGGTTCACTGCGATCTATGAGGTTCTGCTGGGCGCGAGCCAGGGGCCGCGTTTTGGAGGTTTCATCGCGCTTTATGGCGTCGGAGAGACCATCGCTCTGATCGACAGCGCCTTGAAGGGCGAGCTGGTTTAG